Proteins encoded within one genomic window of Acidithiobacillus sp. AMEEHan:
- a CDS encoding efflux RND transporter permease subunit, with protein sequence MSSANCNGNGAREEPSKPEEKSLGLAGNIARIFVNSPLAPLLLIVLLAAGVLGLISTPRAANPQISVPMVDIFVPYPGHSPAEVARMVTDPLQQLMSELPGVRHVYSVSNEGEAMVTVRFVVGEHMAPSLVAVYNKLAANMNRIPPGAGRPLVRAKGINSVPFMTFTVWSQSVGPGTLNEIAASVLKRLKEVPNTGESFIIHGATDALNIDVQPTRLAAFGLTPQAVAKVVESANQELQSGSAEGNNSQLAILSGGFLRSPQQVENLVVGVFQGAPVYLAQVASVRYGPSTPHSLVSYTTGAGSHGPAVQNAPAVTIALAKTAGSNAVSVAQALIAKAHSLEGTVIPTDVHLSITRDDGKVANAKVNSLLFKLFVATAAVTLLIFLTLGWRAAAVVVITIPLILLITVFAAWIVGITINRVSLFGLIFSIGILVDDSIVVVENVYRRWLLENSTATDTLIDAVREVGNPTTLATFTVIAALLPMGFVGGMMGPYMAPIPVLGSVAMLSSLFIAFALGPWLILRFKPSLRVLEKMHHRESKQAAWLRRFFAQTLIPLVRRKLYGRLFLGGIILAFIGSLALFLLEWVPFTMLPHGNSDAFNVVVNMPAGTALAETANATYAIQERLQDMKDVRALQSYVGAPEPYDFNGMVRHYYLRHQPWQAMIHVQLVNSDQRSASSAHLATVARERIKAIAASWGARIQVVQTPPGPPVLAPVVAEVYGPSSEVRDAVARHLVAVFEHSKNLTDVNSTLMAPHDLLAFQVDSTRAGMAGISNATVNQTLAMVMGGYSLGDFHPFGQDLAVPMRLQAPLALRSNVQNLASLPVPSPYYGSVPLYSVGNFARVPAQAPIYQQDLRPVQYVMGDTQGRLNAPLYGMLEVEAALSHYLAPTGKALGIDWISQPSGDTASIKWGGAWTVTYVTFRDMGAAFMVALVLIYMLVVWEFGNFVIPAIIMVPIPLTLIGILPGHWLFGASFTATSMIGFIALAGIIVRNSILLVDYSQRKVADGYPVLDALIEACATRTRPIVITALALMLGSAEIITSPIFRGMGISLLFGVMVSTILTLLVIPMGCVSGRRAFCPASVDLGDGSHGHQAPFPMSRRNWIVVNASELPLTRREDVPPTPQQRLRKTSSLTSLITFISLLLHSFWNDFIWFLASWRHFFTRRSGK encoded by the coding sequence ATGAGCAGCGCCAACTGTAATGGCAATGGCGCCCGTGAGGAGCCGAGCAAGCCTGAGGAAAAAAGCCTGGGTCTGGCGGGCAACATTGCGCGAATTTTTGTCAACTCGCCGCTGGCCCCTCTTTTGCTTATCGTCCTCTTGGCCGCCGGTGTACTTGGTCTGATTTCGACCCCGCGGGCGGCTAATCCACAGATTTCCGTGCCCATGGTGGACATCTTTGTGCCCTATCCCGGCCATTCGCCAGCGGAAGTTGCGCGCATGGTGACGGATCCCCTGCAACAGTTGATGAGCGAGCTGCCGGGAGTGCGTCACGTCTACTCGGTGTCCAACGAAGGCGAGGCGATGGTCACTGTGCGCTTTGTCGTCGGTGAGCACATGGCTCCGTCGTTGGTTGCGGTCTATAACAAGCTCGCAGCCAACATGAATCGCATCCCTCCGGGGGCGGGCAGGCCGCTGGTTCGCGCCAAAGGCATCAACAGCGTGCCCTTCATGACCTTTACCGTCTGGTCGCAAAGCGTGGGTCCTGGCACTTTGAACGAGATTGCCGCAAGCGTTCTCAAGCGATTGAAAGAAGTCCCGAACACCGGCGAGAGTTTCATCATCCACGGCGCAACCGATGCCCTGAATATCGACGTGCAGCCGACTCGTCTGGCCGCCTTTGGGCTAACCCCACAGGCCGTCGCCAAGGTCGTGGAATCTGCCAACCAGGAATTACAGAGCGGGAGTGCGGAAGGCAACAACAGTCAGTTAGCGATTCTCAGTGGCGGCTTTTTGCGCAGCCCGCAGCAAGTCGAGAATTTGGTGGTCGGGGTCTTTCAGGGCGCGCCGGTGTATCTGGCGCAAGTGGCTTCCGTGCGCTACGGACCGTCCACTCCACATAGTCTGGTCTCCTACACGACAGGCGCCGGTAGCCATGGCCCGGCCGTGCAGAATGCGCCAGCGGTCACTATCGCTCTCGCAAAAACGGCGGGCAGCAATGCGGTTTCCGTAGCCCAGGCCTTGATCGCCAAGGCGCATTCTCTGGAAGGCACGGTCATTCCCACTGATGTCCACCTCAGCATCACCCGCGACGATGGCAAGGTGGCCAATGCCAAGGTCAACTCTCTGCTCTTCAAGCTCTTTGTTGCCACTGCCGCGGTAACGCTGCTAATTTTCCTCACTCTCGGCTGGCGGGCGGCGGCCGTTGTGGTCATCACCATCCCACTGATCCTGCTGATTACGGTCTTTGCCGCCTGGATCGTCGGCATCACTATCAATCGCGTCAGTCTGTTCGGACTCATTTTCTCCATTGGTATCCTGGTCGATGACTCCATCGTCGTTGTCGAAAATGTCTACCGCCGCTGGTTGCTGGAGAACAGCACCGCAACCGACACCCTGATCGATGCCGTGCGCGAGGTGGGCAACCCGACCACGCTGGCTACCTTCACGGTGATTGCGGCCCTGCTGCCCATGGGCTTTGTGGGGGGCATGATGGGCCCATACATGGCTCCCATCCCGGTATTGGGGTCGGTGGCAATGTTGTCCTCCCTCTTCATTGCCTTTGCCCTGGGGCCATGGCTGATTCTGCGCTTCAAGCCGAGTTTGCGGGTGCTGGAGAAGATGCATCACCGCGAGTCCAAGCAGGCAGCATGGTTACGCAGGTTCTTCGCCCAAACCTTAATTCCCTTGGTGCGCCGAAAGCTCTATGGACGCCTCTTTTTGGGCGGCATCATCCTGGCCTTCATTGGCAGTCTTGCGTTGTTTTTGCTGGAGTGGGTGCCGTTTACCATGCTCCCGCACGGCAATTCGGATGCCTTCAACGTGGTGGTCAACATGCCTGCCGGCACGGCCCTGGCGGAAACCGCCAATGCTACCTATGCCATTCAGGAGCGCTTGCAAGACATGAAGGATGTCCGCGCGCTGCAAAGCTACGTCGGCGCCCCAGAGCCCTATGATTTTAATGGGATGGTCCGCCATTACTATCTGCGCCATCAGCCTTGGCAAGCGATGATCCACGTGCAGTTGGTGAATAGCGACCAACGCTCTGCCTCCAGCGCTCACCTGGCTACCGTAGCACGCGAGCGGATCAAGGCAATCGCTGCGAGTTGGGGGGCACGCATTCAGGTCGTACAAACCCCGCCCGGACCGCCGGTGCTCGCCCCGGTGGTGGCAGAGGTCTACGGACCTTCCAGCGAGGTGCGGGATGCCGTTGCCCGGCATCTGGTTGCGGTCTTTGAACACAGCAAGAACCTGACCGACGTCAACAGCACCCTGATGGCGCCGCACGATCTGCTCGCCTTCCAGGTAGATAGCACCCGGGCTGGCATGGCGGGAATCAGCAACGCGACCGTGAATCAGACCCTGGCGATGGTCATGGGTGGGTATTCCCTGGGGGATTTTCACCCGTTTGGCCAGGACCTCGCGGTACCCATGCGCCTGCAAGCCCCCCTGGCCCTGCGCAGCAACGTGCAGAATCTGGCGAGCCTGCCTGTCCCTTCACCCTATTATGGCTCAGTGCCCCTCTATAGTGTGGGGAACTTTGCGCGCGTCCCTGCACAAGCACCCATCTACCAGCAGGATCTGCGCCCCGTACAATATGTGATGGGGGATACGCAGGGCCGCCTGAACGCACCACTGTATGGCATGTTGGAGGTGGAAGCCGCGCTCAGTCACTATCTGGCACCAACGGGCAAAGCCCTGGGTATCGATTGGATCAGCCAACCCAGTGGTGATACCGCGAGCATCAAGTGGGGCGGGGCATGGACCGTGACCTACGTGACCTTCCGCGACATGGGTGCTGCATTCATGGTCGCCCTGGTGTTGATCTACATGTTGGTGGTCTGGGAATTCGGGAATTTCGTCATTCCCGCGATCATCATGGTGCCCATTCCGCTGACTCTGATTGGGATTCTGCCTGGGCACTGGCTCTTCGGCGCCAGTTTTACCGCTACCTCGATGATTGGCTTCATTGCTCTGGCGGGCATCATCGTCCGCAACTCGATCCTGCTGGTGGACTACTCGCAGAGGAAAGTGGCTGACGGCTATCCCGTTCTCGATGCCCTAATCGAGGCCTGCGCAACGCGCACCCGGCCGATCGTCATCACCGCCTTGGCGCTGATGTTGGGTTCGGCAGAAATCATCACCTCGCCCATCTTCCGTGGTATGGGAATTTCTCTGCTCTTTGGTGTGATGGTATCCACCATCCTCACCCTGCTGGTCATTCCCATGGGCTGCGTCAGCGGACGCCGTGCCTTCTGCCCCGCCAGCGTTGATTTGGGCGATGGCAGTCATGGTCACCAAGCACCCTTTCCCATGAGCCGAAGGAACTGGATCGTGGTCAACGCCAGCGAGTTGCCACTGACACGCAGGGAGGATGTGCCACCCACCCCGCAGCAGCGCCTGCGAAAAACATCTTCGTTGACGTCCCTGATCACGTTCATCTCTCTACTGTTGCACAGCTTTTGGAACGATTTCATTTGGTTTTTGGCGTCCTGGCGTCATTTTTTCACGCGCCGATCTGGCAAGTAA
- a CDS encoding DUF948 domain-containing protein yields the protein MAQEPQTPAPEHHNLAGLSDRQLRMIVFAALTAFLVLAAYEFYLAVAMSRDLREMTKQVQALSPNVQRNMDSMAQNMRQMTASTDYMAQATGQMQADFWSLNKNVSPPFSFFAGLVPWANQHSPYSGPDHPLPLPPQADYAAPYGPLQAPYPDPYGQVGSYGYGMSRPGPIQER from the coding sequence ATGGCGCAGGAACCCCAAACACCCGCACCAGAGCACCACAACTTGGCTGGGCTGTCTGACCGTCAGTTACGCATGATCGTTTTTGCAGCGCTAACGGCTTTTCTGGTGTTGGCGGCATACGAGTTTTATCTGGCGGTGGCCATGAGTCGAGATCTGCGAGAGATGACCAAACAGGTGCAGGCCCTGAGCCCCAATGTGCAGCGCAATATGGATAGCATGGCACAAAACATGCGGCAGATGACGGCATCGACCGATTACATGGCGCAAGCTACCGGCCAAATGCAGGCGGATTTCTGGAGTCTGAACAAGAACGTCTCTCCTCCCTTCTCGTTTTTTGCTGGCTTGGTGCCTTGGGCAAATCAGCACAGCCCCTATTCCGGACCTGATCATCCTTTGCCATTGCCGCCGCAAGCGGACTATGCTGCCCCGTATGGACCGCTGCAAGCTCCCTACCCAGACCCCTATGGTCAGGTCGGTTCCTACGGATATGGGATGAGCCGTCCCGGCCCGATACAGGAAAGGTGA
- a CDS encoding sigma 54-interacting transcriptional regulator translates to MADLDDKALEIVCTVMPQILEGMTFGMMVADPQGKLLYHNPVADRFLGIQSVTQLRDIPNLQLQKEIVRAAISAGHDDAVSRPTENCISWDRVVTVDNETRILAIRTRMVRHRDKKYRVFFIEDVTTLRQAERNLSGEARAGIHSKDPQMLRAIELIEQVAPSDASVLIQGESGTGKGMLARLLHDTSQRAHKPLVEVNCAAIPENLWEAEFFGAVKGAYTGAVGDRIGRFAAADGGTLFLDEISELSKPHQAKLLKVLEEQAFEPIGSMKTRKVDVRVVAATNQGLKDAVERGDFRADLFYRLNVIPVNVPPLRERRSDIVHLANYFLAKFGGREARKIGSEVKHLLLDYPWPGNVRELRNIMEYASICANGEELELADLPQDFVERVQKRSPTSGDGDQSGEDERDLLANLLQKHGNNRSAVARELGIDRVTLWRRMTRLGLSNVSEV, encoded by the coding sequence ATGGCCGACCTCGATGACAAAGCACTGGAAATTGTTTGTACCGTCATGCCGCAAATCCTGGAGGGCATGACCTTTGGCATGATGGTTGCCGACCCACAAGGTAAACTCCTGTATCACAATCCCGTGGCTGACCGTTTTCTCGGCATCCAATCGGTCACGCAACTGCGCGACATCCCCAACTTGCAGTTGCAAAAGGAAATTGTGCGCGCGGCAATCTCCGCGGGTCATGACGATGCGGTGAGTCGGCCAACGGAAAACTGCATCAGTTGGGATCGCGTCGTTACCGTTGACAACGAAACCCGGATCCTCGCCATCCGTACCCGCATGGTACGGCATCGCGACAAAAAATATCGGGTCTTTTTCATCGAAGATGTGACTACCCTGCGGCAGGCAGAACGCAACCTGTCCGGAGAGGCACGTGCCGGAATTCACAGTAAGGATCCGCAGATGCTGCGGGCGATCGAACTGATCGAGCAGGTAGCTCCCAGCGACGCGAGCGTCCTGATTCAGGGCGAGTCCGGTACCGGCAAGGGCATGCTCGCGCGTCTGCTGCACGACACCAGCCAGCGTGCACACAAACCATTGGTAGAGGTGAACTGTGCTGCCATTCCGGAGAACCTCTGGGAGGCAGAATTCTTTGGTGCGGTAAAGGGTGCCTATACCGGCGCCGTTGGTGATCGTATCGGACGTTTTGCCGCCGCCGATGGTGGAACCCTGTTCCTGGACGAAATCAGCGAATTATCTAAACCGCATCAGGCTAAGTTGCTAAAGGTGTTGGAGGAACAGGCCTTTGAGCCGATCGGCTCAATGAAGACGCGCAAGGTCGATGTGCGGGTAGTGGCGGCCACCAACCAGGGTCTGAAGGATGCGGTTGAGCGGGGCGACTTTCGCGCCGATCTGTTCTACCGCCTCAATGTCATCCCTGTGAATGTACCTCCTTTGCGCGAGCGGCGTTCCGATATCGTCCATCTGGCGAATTACTTCTTGGCCAAGTTCGGCGGTCGGGAGGCGCGCAAGATTGGCTCGGAGGTCAAGCATCTACTGCTGGATTACCCCTGGCCCGGCAATGTGCGGGAACTACGCAACATTATGGAATACGCCAGCATCTGTGCCAATGGAGAAGAGCTGGAGCTGGCGGATCTACCGCAGGATTTCGTCGAGCGGGTACAGAAACGCTCGCCCACGTCGGGAGATGGCGACCAAAGCGGCGAAGATGAACGGGATCTGCTCGCCAATCTTCTGCAAAAACACGGCAACAACCGCAGCGCGGTAGCCCGCGAACTCGGTATCGACCGGGTCACGCTGTGGCGGCGCATGACCCGACTGGGACTCAGCAACGTCAGCGAGGTCTAG
- a CDS encoding DUF692 domain-containing protein, translating to MRREFLSEFAQRCTSLPVDFVEIAPENWLDFSGPAARDLQQVLKHKPLFCHGLSLSIAGPEPINREFLLRLRDFLRAHGAVVYSEHLAYCQDAQGYLHDLLPIPFHEQSLRWTVERIQRVQDFLGQPLVLENTAFYGDFPESDRSELEFLLAVLQESGCELLLDLNNLFVNSQNHHYSASDFLAALPAERIRYYHVAGFYIHPAGWLIDTHDSGVSPEVTALLREAWQRFGARPTLLEWDNDIPPLETLLDELQRLRHGIADAA from the coding sequence TTGAGACGGGAGTTCCTGTCGGAGTTCGCGCAGCGTTGCACGTCCCTACCCGTAGACTTCGTGGAGATTGCGCCGGAAAACTGGCTGGATTTTTCCGGTCCGGCAGCTAGGGATTTGCAGCAGGTACTCAAGCATAAGCCGCTCTTTTGTCACGGGCTTTCTTTGTCGATTGCCGGGCCCGAGCCCATCAACCGAGAATTCCTTTTGCGCCTGCGTGACTTTCTGCGTGCGCATGGCGCAGTCGTTTACAGCGAGCACTTGGCGTATTGTCAGGACGCCCAGGGCTACCTCCACGACCTGCTCCCCATTCCCTTCCACGAGCAGAGCCTGCGTTGGACCGTCGAAAGGATTCAGCGGGTGCAAGACTTTCTTGGGCAACCCCTGGTACTGGAAAATACCGCCTTCTATGGCGACTTTCCGGAATCAGACCGCAGTGAGCTCGAATTTTTGCTGGCGGTGCTGCAAGAGAGCGGCTGTGAACTCCTACTCGACCTCAACAATCTTTTCGTCAACAGCCAGAACCACCACTACTCCGCCAGCGATTTCCTGGCTGCTTTACCCGCAGAGCGCATCCGCTACTACCACGTCGCGGGCTTTTATATCCATCCGGCAGGATGGCTGATCGATACCCACGACAGCGGCGTAAGTCCCGAAGTCACCGCACTGCTGCGCGAGGCGTGGCAGCGTTTCGGTGCGCGCCCTACTCTCCTGGAATGGGACAATGACATCCCGCCCCTGGAAACCCTTCTCGATGAACTACAACGACTACGCCATGGCATCGCCGACGCAGCCTAG
- a CDS encoding putative DNA-binding domain-containing protein — protein MNYNDYAMASPTQPSYAERLRDVASCVRRSHGPLPAGWSPEIFALYREMVRASFAANLEDAFPQTRRHLTSEAWETLLDDFLAHGDCPSPSFHAVPGAFCEFVLGHLEDYLELPQYLPALLHWEWLTLHLAIIENSAESGESNLAEGWMQLAPSASLQHYPFAVHQNTEVAQAPARRDCYLLIYRDRQDRVFSRELELQEARLAAALLESPHTLTEAHALAFPTDECPLGWSRELLGTWAAAGIIYVTNLNPSLAEISPSPP, from the coding sequence ATGAACTACAACGACTACGCCATGGCATCGCCGACGCAGCCTAGCTACGCGGAGCGCCTGCGCGACGTGGCTAGTTGCGTGCGCCGATCGCATGGTCCTCTGCCAGCAGGATGGTCGCCGGAAATTTTTGCATTGTATCGCGAGATGGTTCGCGCGAGCTTTGCCGCCAATCTCGAAGATGCCTTTCCCCAGACACGGCGCCATCTTACCAGCGAGGCGTGGGAAACGCTGCTCGACGATTTTCTAGCCCACGGCGACTGCCCCAGCCCCAGCTTTCATGCCGTACCCGGCGCCTTCTGCGAATTTGTGCTCGGGCACCTCGAAGACTACCTTGAACTACCGCAATATTTGCCCGCGTTGCTGCACTGGGAGTGGCTCACTCTGCACCTGGCCATCATCGAGAATTCGGCAGAATCCGGGGAGAGCAACCTTGCCGAAGGATGGATGCAACTCGCCCCCAGCGCCAGTCTGCAACATTACCCCTTCGCCGTGCACCAGAACACCGAGGTGGCTCAAGCGCCGGCCAGGCGCGACTGCTATCTGCTGATCTACCGGGATCGCCAAGACCGTGTTTTCAGCCGCGAACTGGAGCTGCAGGAGGCGCGTCTGGCAGCGGCGTTGCTGGAGTCCCCCCATACCCTGACCGAGGCCCATGCCCTGGCCTTTCCTACAGACGAATGTCCCTTGGGCTGGTCGCGAGAACTCTTGGGTACCTGGGCTGCCGCCGGGATCATCTACGTTACGAACCTGAACCCTTCGCTGGCTGAGATTTCGCCATCTCCGCCTTGA
- a CDS encoding PspA/IM30 family protein: protein MSLFKHASEIVQARINHFLDNAEDPSETLDLSYEKMMSNLQDTKRHLADVATEKLSLEHQMADAKKAADQAEADARTALQANREDLAKAELAQKQAALAKLQSLQEAHDKIAAQVDKLTEFETKLQDRIESFRTQKEVMKGELAASQAEIQAENSLSGLGKGMNDAGEAMQRVQDRLGQSQSKAEAMEALMDSGAIDDPLDHRSKTDKEMAQLREQSGVDDDLARLKAEMAKSQPAKGSGS, encoded by the coding sequence ATGTCATTATTCAAGCACGCATCGGAAATTGTGCAGGCGCGCATCAATCATTTTCTGGACAATGCCGAGGATCCTTCGGAGACTTTGGACCTTTCCTACGAAAAGATGATGAGCAATCTGCAGGATACCAAACGCCATCTGGCCGATGTCGCCACCGAAAAACTGAGTTTGGAGCATCAGATGGCCGATGCCAAAAAAGCGGCGGACCAGGCCGAGGCCGATGCCCGCACGGCGCTGCAGGCCAACCGGGAAGACCTCGCCAAGGCGGAGCTCGCCCAAAAGCAGGCCGCCTTGGCCAAGCTGCAGTCGCTGCAGGAGGCGCATGACAAGATTGCGGCACAAGTCGACAAACTTACGGAGTTCGAGACCAAGCTGCAGGACCGGATCGAGTCCTTTCGTACCCAGAAGGAAGTGATGAAGGGCGAGTTGGCGGCCTCCCAGGCCGAGATCCAAGCCGAGAATTCGCTGTCTGGACTGGGCAAGGGCATGAACGACGCCGGCGAGGCGATGCAGCGCGTGCAGGATCGTCTGGGGCAATCGCAGAGCAAGGCCGAGGCGATGGAAGCGCTGATGGATTCGGGCGCCATCGATGATCCCCTCGATCATCGCAGCAAGACCGACAAAGAGATGGCGCAACTGCGCGAGCAAAGTGGCGTCGATGACGATCTTGCGCGGCTCAAGGCGGAGATGGCGAAATCTCAGCCAGCGAAGGGTTCAGGTTCGTAA
- a CDS encoding heavy metal-binding domain-containing protein: MTEEVIAPHAVERLKGLRSQGSHEGIFTSDLSVNEFVMVRKAEFEPLGLVVGSCIYHMGIQYGSWNQNMEMDVLSQAMYQARELAMSRMEQEAIILQADGVVGVRLEVKRMDWDQDILEFMAIGTAIAHRSGAPGFKGVGGKPFTSDLSGQDFWMLLEAGYRPMEMVMGSCVYHVAHQGVLRSMGNIGRNTELEQFTQAMYDARELAMERMQQEAADAQADGITGVQLHEGSHNWKPHVIEFFAVGTAVKAMDDADHRVDALRPQLVLPVND; the protein is encoded by the coding sequence ATGACTGAAGAAGTGATTGCTCCCCACGCCGTAGAACGTCTCAAGGGCCTCCGCTCCCAAGGGAGTCACGAAGGCATTTTCACCTCCGACCTCTCCGTGAACGAATTTGTCATGGTGCGTAAAGCGGAATTCGAGCCCCTGGGGCTGGTGGTCGGCTCGTGCATCTATCACATGGGCATCCAGTATGGCAGCTGGAATCAAAACATGGAGATGGACGTTCTTTCGCAGGCGATGTATCAGGCCCGTGAGTTGGCCATGAGCCGCATGGAACAGGAGGCCATCATCCTGCAGGCGGATGGCGTGGTTGGTGTGCGCCTGGAAGTAAAGCGCATGGACTGGGACCAGGACATTCTGGAATTCATGGCCATCGGTACGGCCATTGCGCACCGTTCGGGTGCACCGGGATTCAAGGGAGTCGGCGGCAAGCCTTTCACCAGTGATCTCTCCGGCCAGGACTTTTGGATGTTGCTGGAGGCAGGGTATCGCCCCATGGAAATGGTAATGGGTTCCTGTGTCTACCATGTAGCCCACCAGGGTGTGCTGCGCAGCATGGGGAATATCGGCCGCAATACCGAGCTGGAGCAGTTTACCCAGGCCATGTACGACGCCCGCGAATTGGCCATGGAGCGGATGCAGCAGGAGGCAGCCGATGCCCAGGCGGATGGCATCACCGGCGTCCAGTTGCATGAGGGGAGTCATAACTGGAAGCCGCACGTGATCGAGTTTTTTGCTGTGGGTACGGCGGTGAAGGCGATGGATGATGCAGACCACCGGGTAGATGCCCTGCGTCCGCAGCTGGTCTTGCCCGTCAACGATTAA
- a CDS encoding heavy metal-binding domain-containing protein: MSLWDKIQKGIQEVTEDLEKTVANVASQVSAVNVAPSAAAQQRAAEWQMALQQRRLPSFVQERLRNTAAGQRPWIQSGPVAALLMERSHGIHPLGMVGGNCWYHFGFSWTQGHYEGWHQAIDRLRLEAVAMGANAVLNVDMRVRHGDGEDMDYALMGTAVRIQDLPPAWEPAVATVSSLEFVRLLEEGVVPVGIAIGAEYDWYQPWGGTVLDQASQAAPFATRYWNMEIPDLSSFQENVRRRALYNLREDGRKLGAGVLAHTQYSQLFRVNNEQGEGFLCRHIAIGTAVSYEPSRAPQHELLPTVSLGGPLHSFRPHRKDLL; this comes from the coding sequence ATGTCGCTGTGGGACAAGATTCAGAAGGGAATCCAGGAAGTTACCGAGGACCTGGAAAAGACGGTTGCCAACGTCGCGAGCCAGGTGAGCGCGGTCAACGTCGCCCCCAGTGCGGCGGCGCAGCAGCGGGCGGCGGAATGGCAGATGGCCTTGCAGCAACGACGTCTGCCCAGTTTTGTGCAGGAGCGTTTGCGCAATACCGCAGCCGGACAACGTCCGTGGATACAAAGTGGCCCGGTTGCCGCGCTGCTGATGGAACGTAGTCACGGCATCCATCCGCTCGGCATGGTGGGAGGCAATTGTTGGTATCACTTCGGTTTTTCCTGGACCCAAGGGCATTATGAAGGGTGGCACCAGGCTATCGATCGCCTGCGCCTGGAGGCGGTGGCGATGGGTGCCAACGCTGTCCTCAACGTCGATATGCGCGTGCGTCACGGCGATGGCGAGGATATGGATTACGCCCTGATGGGCACCGCAGTGCGTATCCAGGATCTGCCTCCGGCCTGGGAGCCGGCCGTGGCGACGGTGTCGTCGCTGGAGTTCGTGCGTTTGCTGGAAGAGGGGGTGGTGCCAGTGGGTATTGCCATTGGTGCCGAGTATGACTGGTACCAGCCCTGGGGTGGGACGGTGCTCGATCAAGCCAGCCAGGCGGCGCCCTTTGCCACGCGCTACTGGAATATGGAGATCCCGGATCTCTCGAGCTTTCAGGAAAACGTCCGCCGTCGCGCGCTCTATAACCTGCGCGAAGACGGCCGCAAGCTGGGGGCGGGGGTCCTCGCCCATACTCAGTATTCCCAGTTGTTCCGCGTCAATAACGAACAAGGGGAGGGCTTCCTCTGCCGGCACATCGCCATTGGCACCGCCGTCAGCTACGAGCCTTCCCGCGCACCGCAACACGAATTGCTCCCCACGGTTTCTCTGGGAGGGCCGTTGCATTCTTTCCGCCCCCATCGCAAGGATCTCCTATGA
- a CDS encoding lysylphosphatidylglycerol synthase transmembrane domain-containing protein codes for MPVQPQSRPVRAEKHRKRIPWSLLLQIVVTISIFIWLFHKTDWTALTQRFLQIRLPWFLLAVLAYAVNLSVSSLRWAVILRAAKKRAPVLWLLRLNWVGAYFNQVLPGSVSGDVLRAWYTRTQAGSATLALAVVFADRFIGMGALVGIALLGYLLGGHVLRLLPGMGETVAILSAGYAGIITLILSPGLDFLEHRVGKMGRKLHDIREGMGMLLRNPSALLSTFLLSVFVQLCSIFMFWALAHSLGERPDAAAFWVVWPVVSLFLALPISLAGWGLREGLLVLYMGALQMGHDQALALSLLAGTTVLLTSLPGAWLWLGIGRHPLAKVEPLP; via the coding sequence ATGCCCGTTCAACCGCAGTCTCGTCCGGTGAGAGCAGAAAAACACCGCAAGAGGATCCCCTGGAGTCTGCTGCTGCAGATCGTCGTCACCATCTCGATCTTTATCTGGCTCTTTCACAAGACCGACTGGACGGCTCTGACGCAACGCTTCTTGCAAATTCGCCTTCCCTGGTTTTTGCTGGCCGTGCTCGCCTATGCGGTAAATCTTTCCGTGTCTTCCCTGCGTTGGGCGGTCATTCTGCGCGCGGCCAAAAAGCGCGCTCCGGTGCTTTGGTTGCTGCGCCTGAACTGGGTAGGGGCATATTTCAATCAGGTGCTGCCCGGCTCGGTATCCGGGGACGTATTGCGCGCCTGGTATACCCGCACGCAGGCGGGTTCTGCCACCCTGGCCTTGGCCGTGGTATTTGCCGATCGCTTCATTGGTATGGGGGCATTGGTTGGCATTGCCCTGTTGGGCTATCTGCTGGGCGGTCACGTCCTGCGTCTGTTGCCCGGAATGGGTGAGACTGTCGCGATCCTGAGCGCCGGCTACGCCGGGATCATTACCCTGATCCTGAGTCCGGGGCTCGATTTTCTTGAACACCGTGTCGGTAAAATGGGGCGCAAACTGCACGATATCCGAGAAGGAATGGGAATGCTGTTGCGCAATCCCAGCGCCTTGCTTTCTACCTTTTTGCTGTCGGTTTTCGTACAACTTTGCTCCATTTTCATGTTCTGGGCCCTGGCCCATTCCTTGGGGGAGCGCCCCGACGCCGCGGCATTCTGGGTCGTCTGGCCGGTGGTCAGCCTGTTTTTGGCGTTGCCAATATCCCTCGCCGGTTGGGGGCTACGGGAGGGTCTGTTGGTGCTCTACATGGGGGCACTGCAGATGGGCCATGACCAGGCCCTCGCTCTGTCCCTGCTGGCCGGTACGACGGTCTTGCTGACCAGTCTGCCCGGTGCCTGGCTGTGGCTCGGCATTGGTCGCCACCCGCTGGCAAAGGTGGAACCGCTCCCTTGA